The following proteins are encoded in a genomic region of Cellulomonas sp. ES6:
- a CDS encoding RNA degradosome polyphosphate kinase, with protein sequence MTDASASDGTPKGRRTSAATTATARASAGASTSAGGARPARASTSRARGTTRRTAEQDGKPATAPAPATSAPTTRTRPLAPELAAHIAEHIAPLSSAPATDAAELPPLPVDRFLDREVSWLAFNERVLQLAEDATQPLLERVRYLAIFASNLDEFFMVRVAGLKRRIATGLAVTAASGLSPRQVLEAISVRAHDLSARHARVFAEQVQPELAQQGITLVRWDELGEAEQDRLRKFFRKQIFPVLTPLAVDPAHPFPYISGLSLNLAVVVVNPTTGKEHFARVKVPPLLPRYIAVDARGRPSAAPSQAPTDRGPMSFVPVEDVISQHLDQLFPGMEVREHHTFRVTRNEDVEVEEDDAENLLQAMEKELLRRRFGPPVRLEIADTISPRIRQLLVRELGVAEEEVYELPAPLDHTGLNLIADLDRADLQYPRFVPTTHRFLAEVESATPTDVFAAIRARDILLHHPYDSFSTSVQTFLEQAAADPKVLAIKQTLYRTSGDSPIVDALIDAAEAGKQVLALVEIKARFDEQANIEWARKLEQAGVHVVYGIVGLKTHAKLSLVVRQESDGLRRYCHVGTGNYNPKTARIYTDLGLLTCDPDVGQDLTRLFNQLSGYAPKSRFHRLLVAPRSVRSGLVERIDREARAAREGRPAWIKIKVNSMVDEETIDALYRASQAGVPVDLCVRGICALRPGVPGLSETVRVRSILGRFLEHARVFAFAADDGVTPEVADAGRDAGGDRLPGPEVYIGSADLMHRNLDRRVEALVRLADPDQIAELVDLLDESMDDGTSSWHLGPDGVWTRHATGEDGPLRDLQSVLIYRQRRRLGGAR encoded by the coding sequence ATGACCGACGCCTCCGCCTCCGACGGGACCCCGAAGGGCCGCCGCACCTCGGCCGCGACGACGGCGACCGCCCGCGCCTCCGCCGGCGCGAGCACGTCCGCCGGCGGTGCGCGCCCGGCCCGCGCGAGCACCTCCCGCGCGCGCGGGACGACGCGCCGCACCGCCGAGCAGGACGGCAAGCCCGCCACGGCCCCCGCCCCGGCGACCTCCGCGCCGACCACGCGGACGCGCCCGCTGGCGCCGGAGCTGGCCGCGCACATCGCCGAGCACATCGCGCCGCTGTCGAGCGCCCCGGCGACGGACGCCGCCGAGCTGCCGCCGCTGCCCGTCGACCGGTTCCTGGACCGCGAGGTGTCGTGGCTGGCGTTCAACGAGCGAGTGCTGCAGCTCGCCGAGGACGCGACGCAGCCGCTGCTGGAGCGCGTGCGGTACCTGGCGATCTTCGCGTCGAACCTCGACGAGTTCTTCATGGTGCGCGTCGCGGGCCTGAAGCGCCGCATCGCGACCGGCCTGGCCGTCACCGCGGCGTCGGGCCTCAGCCCCCGGCAGGTGCTCGAGGCGATCAGCGTGCGCGCGCACGACCTGTCCGCCCGGCACGCGCGGGTGTTCGCCGAGCAGGTGCAGCCGGAGCTCGCGCAGCAGGGCATCACGCTGGTCCGCTGGGACGAGCTCGGGGAGGCGGAGCAGGACCGGCTGCGCAAGTTCTTCCGCAAGCAGATCTTCCCGGTGCTGACCCCGCTGGCGGTCGACCCGGCCCACCCGTTCCCGTACATCTCGGGCCTGTCGCTGAACCTGGCCGTCGTCGTGGTGAACCCGACGACCGGCAAGGAGCACTTCGCCCGCGTCAAGGTGCCGCCGCTGCTGCCCCGGTACATCGCGGTCGACGCCCGGGGCCGCCCGAGCGCCGCCCCGTCGCAGGCGCCGACCGACCGCGGGCCGATGTCGTTCGTGCCGGTCGAGGACGTGATCTCCCAGCACCTGGACCAGCTGTTCCCCGGCATGGAGGTGCGCGAGCACCACACGTTCCGCGTCACCCGCAACGAGGACGTGGAGGTGGAGGAGGACGACGCCGAGAACCTGCTCCAGGCGATGGAGAAGGAGCTGCTGCGGCGCCGGTTCGGCCCGCCGGTGCGCCTGGAGATCGCCGACACCATCAGCCCGCGCATCCGCCAGCTGCTCGTGCGCGAGCTCGGCGTGGCCGAGGAGGAGGTGTACGAGCTGCCGGCGCCGCTCGACCACACCGGCCTCAACCTCATCGCCGACCTGGACCGCGCGGACCTGCAGTACCCGCGGTTCGTGCCGACCACGCACCGGTTCCTGGCCGAGGTGGAGAGCGCGACGCCGACGGACGTCTTCGCCGCGATCCGGGCGCGCGACATCCTGCTGCACCACCCGTACGACTCGTTCTCGACGTCCGTGCAGACGTTCCTCGAGCAGGCCGCGGCCGACCCGAAGGTCCTCGCGATCAAGCAGACCCTGTACCGGACGTCCGGCGACTCCCCGATCGTCGACGCGCTGATCGACGCCGCCGAGGCCGGCAAGCAGGTGCTCGCCCTGGTGGAGATCAAGGCCCGGTTCGACGAGCAGGCGAACATCGAGTGGGCGCGCAAGCTCGAGCAGGCCGGCGTGCACGTGGTCTACGGCATCGTCGGCCTCAAGACGCACGCGAAGCTGTCCCTGGTGGTGCGCCAGGAGTCCGACGGGCTGCGCCGGTACTGCCACGTCGGCACCGGCAACTACAACCCGAAGACCGCCCGCATCTACACGGACCTCGGGCTGCTGACGTGCGACCCGGACGTCGGGCAGGACCTCACGCGCCTGTTCAACCAGCTGTCCGGGTACGCGCCGAAGTCCCGGTTCCACCGGCTGCTGGTCGCGCCGCGCTCGGTGCGGTCCGGGCTGGTCGAGCGCATCGACCGGGAGGCGCGCGCGGCGCGTGAGGGACGGCCGGCCTGGATCAAGATCAAGGTGAACTCGATGGTCGACGAGGAGACCATCGACGCCCTGTACCGCGCGTCCCAGGCGGGCGTGCCCGTCGACCTGTGCGTGCGCGGCATCTGCGCGCTGCGCCCGGGCGTCCCCGGCCTGTCCGAGACGGTGCGGGTCCGCTCGATCCTCGGCCGGTTCCTGGAGCACGCCCGGGTGTTCGCGTTCGCCGCGGACGACGGGGTGACGCCGGAGGTCGCGGACGCCGGCCGGGACGCCGGCGGCGACCGGCTGCCCGGGCCGGAGGTCTACATCGGCTCGGCGGACCTCATGCACCGCAACCTGGACCGCCGCGTCGAGGCGCTCGTCCGCCTGGCCGACCCCGACCAGATCGCGGAGCTCGTGGACCTGCTGGACGAGTCGATGGACGACGGCACGTCGTCGTGGCACCTCGGCCCGGACGGCGTGTGGACCCGGCACGCCACCGGGGAGGACGGCCCGCTGCGGGACCTGCAGTCGGTGCTGATCTACCGGCAGCGCCGGCGCCTGGGCGGCGCCCGATGA
- a CDS encoding NUDIX hydrolase produces the protein MRAVPVVEAAGALVWRVRQGRLQVVLVHRPRYKDWSWPKGKLEPGEHVTTAAVREVEEEAGLEIVLGRPLPGLEYPLSDGRRKRVHYWSAQVAGRPDRPAVHARPPAEHASADEIDRVRWVDAEVARRRLTRDDDRIPLDALVAEHARGRLDTRALVVVRHGRARSRASWGRKEATRPLTDAGRRQAGALVPVLSAFGVAEVVTSPWARCRSTVGPYAAAAGLTPAEDEPLTEAQHEQSPEKTADLVAALLRSATDVAVCTHRPVLPTVLGVVSAHARSRAAAALPAEDPYLRPGQVLVCHVSDAGGRPRVEAVEVLTPLSRG, from the coding sequence GTGAGGGCGGTCCCGGTCGTCGAGGCCGCGGGCGCCCTGGTGTGGCGCGTGCGGCAGGGGCGCCTGCAGGTCGTGCTCGTGCACCGTCCGCGGTACAAGGACTGGTCCTGGCCGAAGGGCAAGCTCGAGCCGGGCGAGCACGTCACGACGGCAGCGGTCCGCGAGGTCGAGGAGGAGGCGGGGCTCGAGATCGTGCTCGGCCGCCCCCTGCCCGGCCTGGAGTACCCGCTGTCCGACGGCCGCCGCAAGCGCGTGCACTACTGGTCCGCGCAGGTCGCCGGCCGCCCGGACCGCCCGGCGGTGCACGCCCGCCCGCCGGCGGAGCACGCCTCGGCCGACGAGATCGACCGCGTGCGGTGGGTCGACGCCGAGGTCGCGCGCCGGCGCCTCACCCGCGACGACGACCGGATCCCCCTCGACGCCCTGGTGGCGGAGCACGCCCGCGGCCGGCTCGACACCCGGGCGCTCGTGGTCGTCCGGCACGGCCGCGCCCGCAGCCGCGCGTCCTGGGGCCGGAAGGAGGCGACGCGGCCGCTGACCGACGCCGGTCGCCGGCAGGCCGGGGCGCTCGTCCCGGTGCTCTCGGCGTTCGGGGTCGCGGAGGTCGTGACCAGCCCGTGGGCGCGCTGCCGCAGCACCGTCGGCCCGTACGCCGCCGCCGCGGGGCTGACGCCGGCGGAGGACGAGCCGCTGACCGAGGCGCAGCACGAGCAGTCCCCCGAGAAGACCGCCGACCTGGTGGCCGCGCTGCTGCGGTCGGCCACGGACGTCGCCGTCTGCACGCACCGCCCGGTGCTGCCGACCGTGCTGGGCGTGGTCTCCGCGCACGCGCGGTCGCGGGCGGCGGCCGCCCTGCCCGCCGAGGACCCCTACCTGCGTCCCGGCCAGGTGCTGGTCTGCCACGTCTCCGACGCCGGCGGCAGGCCCCGCGTCGAGGCGGTCGAGGTCCTCACCCCGCTCAGCCGCGGCTGA
- a CDS encoding inorganic phosphate transporter: MELALVVVVVALALGFDYTNGFHDAANAIATSVSTRALTPRAALLMAAAMNFTGALLGTEVAETIATSIVDLRDASSHQALVVVLCALVGAIVWNLITWWFGLPSSSTHALIGGLVGAGLAGGLAIYGSAIVEKVVLPMIFSPLIGFGLAFLVMVGVLWLVRSSSPSRTTRRFRLAQTASAAAMALGHGLQDAQKTMGVIFMALLTVGWADPEGGIPLWVKLAAAAAISLGTYSGGWRIMRTLGRKIIELDPARGFVAESVSAVVLYVNAFALHAPVSTTHTITSAIMGVGATKRLSAVRWGVAKNIGVAWVLTIPAAAGVAALVYLAMSPFLN, translated from the coding sequence GTGGAACTCGCGCTCGTCGTGGTCGTCGTCGCCCTGGCGCTCGGCTTCGACTACACCAACGGCTTCCACGACGCCGCGAACGCCATCGCGACGTCCGTGTCCACCCGCGCGCTGACGCCGCGCGCCGCCCTGCTCATGGCCGCGGCCATGAACTTCACGGGGGCGCTGCTCGGCACCGAGGTGGCGGAGACCATCGCCACGTCGATCGTCGACCTGCGGGACGCGTCGTCGCACCAGGCGCTCGTCGTCGTGCTGTGCGCGCTCGTCGGCGCGATCGTGTGGAACCTCATCACGTGGTGGTTCGGCCTGCCCTCGTCGTCGACGCACGCCCTCATCGGCGGCCTCGTCGGGGCGGGCCTCGCCGGCGGGCTGGCGATCTACGGCTCCGCGATCGTCGAGAAGGTCGTCCTGCCGATGATCTTCTCGCCGCTGATCGGATTCGGCCTGGCGTTCCTCGTGATGGTCGGCGTGCTGTGGCTCGTGCGGAGCTCCTCGCCGTCCCGGACCACCCGCCGGTTCCGCCTCGCGCAGACGGCGTCCGCCGCGGCGATGGCGCTCGGGCACGGCCTGCAGGACGCGCAGAAGACGATGGGCGTCATCTTCATGGCGCTGCTCACCGTCGGCTGGGCGGACCCCGAGGGCGGCATCCCGCTGTGGGTGAAGCTCGCGGCGGCCGCGGCCATCTCGCTGGGCACGTACTCGGGCGGCTGGCGCATCATGCGCACCCTGGGCCGCAAGATCATCGAGCTGGACCCGGCGCGCGGCTTCGTCGCCGAGTCGGTGTCCGCCGTCGTGCTGTACGTCAACGCGTTCGCGCTGCACGCGCCGGTCTCGACCACCCACACGATCACCTCGGCGATCATGGGCGTCGGCGCCACCAAGCGGCTGTCGGCGGTGCGCTGGGGCGTCGCGAAGAACATCGGCGTCGCGTGGGTGCTCACGATCCCGGCGGCCGCCGGCGTCGCGGCGCTCGTCTACCTGGCGATGAGCCCCTTCCTGAACTGA
- a CDS encoding DUF47 family protein, which produces MRLRLTPRDTSFFDLLAASAAHLVTGANLLAELLGADRPARKALAKQLNEVEHLADEATHSIMRRLNQTFVTPFDRDDIYGLASALDDCMDYMEEAADLIVLYKLDALPNRVADQVQVLQRAAELTAEAMPRLRSMDSLSEYWVEVNRLENQADKSHRKLLAQMFDEITDPILLMKLKEVVEKLEDAADAFEKVANMVETIALKES; this is translated from the coding sequence GTGCGCCTGCGCCTCACCCCGCGCGACACCTCGTTCTTCGACCTCCTCGCCGCATCGGCGGCGCACCTCGTGACCGGCGCGAACCTGCTGGCCGAGCTGCTCGGGGCGGACCGCCCCGCCCGCAAGGCGCTCGCCAAGCAGCTGAACGAGGTGGAGCACCTGGCGGACGAGGCCACCCACTCGATCATGCGGCGGCTCAACCAGACCTTCGTCACGCCGTTCGACCGCGACGACATCTACGGCCTGGCGTCCGCGCTGGACGACTGCATGGACTACATGGAGGAGGCCGCCGACCTCATCGTCCTGTACAAGCTGGACGCCCTGCCGAACCGCGTCGCGGACCAGGTCCAGGTGCTGCAGCGCGCCGCCGAGCTGACCGCGGAGGCGATGCCGCGGCTGCGCTCGATGGACTCGCTGTCGGAGTACTGGGTCGAGGTCAACCGGCTCGAGAACCAGGCCGACAAGTCGCACCGCAAGCTGCTCGCCCAGATGTTCGACGAGATCACCGACCCGATCCTCCTGATGAAGCTCAAGGAGGTCGTGGAGAAGCTCGAGGACGCGGCGGACGCGTTCGAGAAGGTCGCGAACATGGTCGAGACCATCGCGCTCAAGGAGTCCTGA
- a CDS encoding sugar porter family MFS transporter produces the protein MAQSHVPSAGRHPSHNKAIGLAVAAAVGGFLFGFDSSVINGAVDAIQGQFDLGSTLTGFAVAVALLGCAFGAWAGGKLADRWGRTRVMVLGAVLFFVSSILSAIAWSVWDLILWRVMAGIGIGIASVIAPAYIAEIAPAALRGRLGSLQQLAITIGIFSALLSDQLLQEAAGGASEVLWLGWEAWRWMFLVAVVPAAVYGILALRIPESPRYLVAQGRRDEAVAVLQSVLGPDEDAGERVDQIEKTIEKDKQLEAQATLRGPRFGLLPVVWVGILLSVFQQFVGINVIFYYSTTLWQAVGFDESQSFLVSTITSVTNVAVTFIAIALIDKIGRRPILLTGSAGMTVALAVMALAFTQASGSGEDVSLPSPWGPVALVAANAFVVFFGASWGPLVWVLLGEMFPNRIRAAALGVAAAAQWIANFLITVTFPPLLDSFGATGPYLMYAVFAGLSFVFVLGKVPETKGVELEDMEDLPPARSRGTART, from the coding sequence ATGGCGCAGTCACACGTCCCGTCGGCGGGCCGGCACCCGTCGCACAACAAGGCGATCGGCCTGGCGGTCGCCGCCGCGGTCGGCGGGTTCCTGTTCGGCTTCGACTCGTCCGTCATCAACGGCGCCGTCGACGCGATCCAGGGGCAGTTCGACCTCGGTTCCACCCTCACCGGCTTCGCGGTGGCCGTCGCGCTGCTGGGCTGCGCGTTCGGCGCGTGGGCCGGCGGCAAGCTCGCGGACCGCTGGGGCCGCACCCGCGTGATGGTGCTCGGCGCGGTGCTGTTCTTCGTCTCGTCGATCCTGTCGGCGATCGCCTGGAGCGTCTGGGACCTCATCCTGTGGCGGGTCATGGCCGGTATCGGCATCGGCATCGCCTCGGTGATCGCCCCCGCCTACATCGCCGAGATCGCCCCGGCGGCGCTGCGCGGCCGGCTCGGCTCGCTGCAGCAGCTCGCGATCACGATCGGCATCTTCTCCGCGCTGCTGTCCGACCAGCTGCTGCAGGAGGCCGCAGGCGGCGCGTCCGAGGTGCTGTGGCTCGGGTGGGAGGCGTGGCGCTGGATGTTCCTCGTGGCCGTGGTCCCCGCCGCGGTGTACGGCATCCTCGCCCTGCGCATCCCCGAGTCGCCGCGGTACCTGGTGGCCCAGGGCCGGCGCGACGAGGCGGTCGCCGTGCTGCAGTCCGTGCTCGGCCCGGACGAGGACGCCGGCGAGCGCGTGGACCAGATCGAGAAGACGATCGAGAAGGACAAGCAGCTCGAGGCGCAGGCGACGCTCCGCGGCCCCCGGTTCGGGCTGCTGCCGGTGGTGTGGGTCGGCATCCTGCTGTCGGTGTTCCAGCAGTTCGTCGGGATCAACGTGATCTTCTACTACTCGACGACGCTGTGGCAGGCTGTCGGGTTCGACGAGAGCCAGTCGTTCCTCGTCTCCACCATCACGTCGGTCACGAACGTGGCGGTGACGTTCATCGCGATCGCGCTGATCGACAAGATCGGCCGCCGGCCCATCCTGCTCACCGGGTCCGCCGGCATGACCGTGGCGCTCGCCGTGATGGCGCTGGCGTTCACCCAGGCGTCCGGCTCCGGCGAGGACGTCTCGCTGCCCTCGCCGTGGGGGCCGGTCGCGCTCGTCGCCGCGAACGCGTTCGTCGTGTTCTTCGGGGCGTCGTGGGGACCGCTGGTCTGGGTGCTGCTCGGCGAGATGTTCCCCAACCGCATCCGCGCGGCGGCGCTCGGCGTCGCGGCTGCCGCCCAGTGGATCGCGAACTTCCTCATCACCGTGACGTTCCCGCCGCTGCTCGACTCGTTCGGGGCGACCGGGCCGTACCTGATGTACGCGGTGTTCGCGGGGCTGTCGTTCGTGTTCGTGCTCGGCAAGGTGCCCGAGACCAAGGGCGTCGAGCTCGAGGACATGGAGGACCTGCCGCCGGCGCGCAGCCGCGGCACGGCGCGCACGTGA
- a CDS encoding ATP-binding cassette domain-containing protein, with amino-acid sequence MTGPATLAAHDVWAGYGGAPVLAGATLSVAPGETVGLIGRSGAGKSTLVQVLLGRHKATQGRATYGGRPVAKMSRKEAKGFRALVRAVHQEGLVGVDSRSTVQRVLKSTLDDARKAGRATGQEPADVLARVGLEPRYLDRTLHSLSGGEKQRVALADALATRPEVLVLDEPATALDPALRDAVADQLAGLAEAGVGLLVVSHDLRMVDRLAGTVHVLAEGRIAESGPLRTLLSDPQHPETRELAEAFPEAVGAFR; translated from the coding sequence ATGACCGGCCCCGCCACGCTCGCCGCGCACGACGTCTGGGCCGGCTACGGCGGCGCCCCCGTCCTGGCGGGCGCGACCCTGTCGGTCGCTCCCGGGGAGACGGTCGGCCTGATCGGCCGCTCCGGGGCCGGGAAGTCCACGCTCGTCCAGGTGCTGCTCGGCCGGCACAAGGCCACGCAGGGCCGTGCGACGTACGGCGGCCGGCCGGTCGCGAAGATGTCCCGCAAGGAGGCCAAGGGCTTCCGCGCCCTGGTCCGTGCGGTCCACCAGGAGGGCCTGGTCGGCGTCGACTCCCGCTCCACCGTCCAGCGGGTGCTGAAGAGCACGCTCGACGACGCCCGCAAGGCCGGGCGGGCCACCGGCCAGGAGCCGGCCGACGTCCTGGCGCGGGTCGGCCTCGAGCCGCGCTACCTCGACCGCACGCTCCACTCCCTGTCGGGCGGGGAGAAGCAGCGCGTCGCGCTCGCCGACGCGCTCGCCACCCGACCCGAGGTCCTCGTGCTCGACGAGCCCGCGACGGCGCTCGACCCCGCGCTGCGCGACGCGGTCGCCGACCAGCTCGCCGGGCTGGCCGAGGCGGGTGTCGGGCTGCTCGTCGTGTCCCACGACCTGCGGATGGTCGACCGGCTGGCGGGCACGGTGCACGTGCTCGCCGAGGGTCGGATCGCGGAGAGCGGGCCGCTGCGCACCCTGCTGTCCGACCCGCAGCACCCGGAGACCCGCGAGCTCGCGGAGGCGTTCCCGGAGGCCGTCGGCGCGTTCCGCTGA
- a CDS encoding ATP-binding cassette domain-containing protein: MTGYGVERLTVHRGGRAALADVTLPVPEGEVTAVVGGDGAGKTTLARVLVGREVPVSGRVRRADRRRTGFLPATSGVWGDLSVAENVELVARAYGLDAATARARAEELLTAAALADVPDRLGRQLSGGMRQKLGFCLAMLHRPDLVVLDEPSTGVDPVSRVELWRLLSTAAAGGTAVLVTTTYLDEAERAASVLVLDRGAEVYRGDPALAAGQVRGSVLVGPAGRAPSATGPRGEVAAWRRGRARHALVPAGVGGPPADLEDAVIALTLERRGPSEPPTVTDGAAPVDVAAGSAAPAVDAAHVVTAFGGLRAVDDVSLTVRPGEVVGLLGANGAGKTTLIRTVLGLLAPTSGSVRVLGGAPSRAVRRRIGYVPQGLGLAADLTVAENLAFVAAAYGSRDVPDLPADLVAVADRLVGGLSLGLQRRLAFAAALAHRPELLVLDEPTSGVDPLARAALWDTVRAQAEAGVAVLVTTHYMQEAEQCDALVLMAHGRRVASGTLPDVLDGSTAVEVVGAGWQAAFAALGAAGLPVTVAGRSVRVAGAEPGAVERVLASAGVTGRVRSVPARLEEVLVLADGRA; encoded by the coding sequence GTGACCGGCTACGGCGTCGAGCGTCTGACGGTCCACCGCGGCGGGCGCGCCGCCCTGGCGGATGTCACGCTCCCGGTGCCGGAGGGCGAGGTCACCGCCGTCGTCGGGGGTGACGGCGCGGGCAAGACGACGCTGGCCCGGGTGCTGGTGGGCCGGGAGGTGCCCGTCTCGGGCAGGGTGCGGCGCGCCGACCGGAGGCGCACCGGGTTCCTGCCGGCGACGTCCGGGGTGTGGGGCGACCTGAGCGTCGCCGAGAACGTCGAGCTGGTCGCGCGGGCGTACGGCCTCGACGCCGCGACCGCCCGGGCCCGCGCCGAGGAGCTGCTCACCGCCGCGGCGCTCGCCGACGTGCCCGACCGGCTCGGCCGGCAGCTGTCCGGGGGGATGCGGCAGAAGCTCGGGTTCTGCCTGGCGATGCTGCACCGGCCGGACCTCGTGGTGCTCGACGAGCCGTCGACCGGCGTGGACCCGGTCAGCCGCGTCGAGCTCTGGCGGCTGCTGTCCACCGCGGCGGCCGGCGGTACCGCGGTGCTCGTCACCACGACCTACCTGGACGAGGCGGAGCGGGCCGCGTCGGTGCTGGTGCTCGACCGCGGCGCGGAGGTGTACCGGGGGGACCCGGCGCTGGCGGCCGGCCAGGTCCGCGGCTCGGTGCTGGTCGGACCCGCGGGGCGCGCGCCGTCCGCCACCGGGCCGCGCGGCGAGGTCGCGGCGTGGCGGCGAGGGCGCGCGCGCCACGCGCTCGTGCCCGCGGGCGTCGGCGGTCCGCCGGCCGACCTGGAGGACGCCGTGATCGCCCTGACGCTCGAACGCCGGGGCCCGTCGGAGCCTCCGACGGTGACGGACGGCGCCGCTCCGGTCGACGTCGCCGCGGGGAGCGCCGCCCCGGCCGTCGACGCCGCCCACGTCGTGACCGCGTTCGGCGGCCTGCGGGCGGTCGACGACGTCTCCCTGACGGTCCGCCCGGGGGAGGTGGTCGGCCTGCTGGGGGCGAACGGTGCCGGCAAGACCACCCTGATCCGCACGGTGCTGGGTCTGCTCGCGCCGACGTCGGGCTCGGTCCGGGTGCTGGGCGGCGCCCCGTCGCGGGCGGTCCGGCGCCGGATCGGGTACGTCCCGCAGGGGCTCGGGCTGGCGGCGGACCTCACGGTCGCGGAGAACCTCGCGTTCGTCGCCGCCGCGTACGGGTCGCGGGACGTCCCGGACCTGCCGGCGGACCTCGTCGCGGTCGCGGACCGTCTGGTCGGGGGTCTGAGCCTCGGCCTGCAGCGCCGGCTCGCGTTCGCGGCCGCGCTGGCGCACCGCCCCGAGCTGCTGGTGCTCGACGAGCCGACGTCGGGCGTCGACCCGCTGGCGCGCGCGGCGCTGTGGGACACCGTCCGCGCGCAGGCCGAGGCGGGCGTGGCGGTGCTGGTGACGACGCACTACATGCAGGAGGCCGAGCAGTGCGACGCCCTCGTGCTGATGGCGCACGGGCGGCGGGTGGCGTCCGGGACCCTGCCGGACGTCCTCGACGGGTCGACGGCGGTCGAGGTCGTCGGGGCCGGCTGGCAGGCCGCGTTCGCCGCGCTCGGCGCCGCGGGGCTCCCCGTCACGGTCGCGGGCCGGTCGGTGCGGGTCGCGGGCGCGGAGCCCGGCGCGGTGGAGCGCGTGCTCGCGTCCGCGGGCGTCACCGGCCGGGTGCGGTCGGTGCCCGCGCGCCTGGAGGAGGTGCTGGTCCTCGCCGACGGCCGGGCGTGA
- a CDS encoding ABC transporter permease, which produces MRAMILKEFRELRRDRRTVAMLVVLPLLLLTIFGFAANFTVDSLTTVVVGPQAEATADRVAGSPAAGTLDIRSVRPSEGREDAVDALAANRYDLAVVTAADGDVPEVLIDGTNLFAAQAANVVVARLGDAVRPEVLFNPDLETSWVMVPALIGLILTFIGTIITSIGLVKERAAGTLEQLAVMPLRPVDVIVGKIAPYFLLAALDMAVVTVLGMLIFGVPFTGSVLVFVLAGAVFLFVVLGLGVFISTVSQNAGQAIQAAILVLLPQILLSGIIFPLDAMPLGVRWIGYCLPLTYFTQVAQGVMLRGAGLDSLWLPVVVLSGMAVAVFGAAVWRFRASITPRRPRGAGDGAPGAVTEVAAVAR; this is translated from the coding sequence ATGCGCGCGATGATCCTCAAGGAGTTCCGGGAGCTGCGGCGCGACCGCCGGACGGTCGCGATGCTGGTGGTGCTGCCGCTGCTGCTGCTGACGATCTTCGGCTTCGCCGCGAACTTCACGGTCGACAGCCTCACCACCGTGGTCGTCGGGCCGCAGGCCGAGGCGACCGCGGACCGCGTCGCCGGGTCGCCGGCCGCCGGGACGCTCGACATCCGCTCGGTCCGCCCGTCCGAGGGCCGCGAGGACGCCGTCGACGCGCTCGCGGCCAACCGGTACGACCTCGCCGTCGTCACCGCCGCCGACGGGGACGTGCCCGAGGTGCTCATCGACGGCACGAACCTGTTCGCCGCGCAGGCCGCGAACGTCGTCGTCGCGCGGCTCGGGGACGCGGTGCGGCCGGAGGTGCTGTTCAACCCCGACCTCGAGACGTCGTGGGTGATGGTCCCCGCGCTGATCGGGCTCATCCTCACGTTCATCGGCACGATCATCACGAGCATCGGGCTGGTCAAGGAGCGGGCGGCGGGCACCCTGGAGCAGCTCGCCGTCATGCCGCTGCGACCGGTGGACGTGATCGTCGGCAAGATCGCGCCGTACTTCCTGCTGGCGGCCCTCGACATGGCGGTGGTCACGGTGCTCGGGATGCTCATCTTCGGCGTGCCGTTCACCGGCAGCGTGCTGGTGTTCGTGCTGGCCGGAGCGGTCTTCCTGTTCGTGGTGCTCGGCCTCGGCGTCTTCATCTCGACGGTGTCGCAGAACGCCGGGCAGGCGATCCAGGCGGCGATCCTCGTGCTGCTCCCGCAGATCCTGCTGTCGGGGATCATCTTCCCGCTCGACGCGATGCCGCTGGGCGTCCGGTGGATCGGTTACTGCCTGCCGCTGACCTACTTCACCCAGGTCGCGCAGGGCGTGATGCTGCGCGGCGCCGGGCTGGACTCGCTGTGGCTGCCCGTGGTGGTGCTGTCGGGCATGGCGGTGGCGGTGTTCGGCGCGGCGGTGTGGCGGTTCCGCGCGTCGATCACCCCCCGCCGACCGCGCGGTGCGGGTGACGGCGCTCCCGGTGCCGTCACCGAGGTGGCGGCGGTGGCCCGGTGA
- a CDS encoding TetR/AcrR family transcriptional regulator produces the protein MRADAARNRQRILDAARTLYGSRGLDVPMEAVARAAGVGVGTVYRHFPDRATLVRAVIADRLAHVGGLVATAHADLAGDDPAAAWDAFLTGVLESGLPMLVPALAPRSRDADLFTPELVAERARTASGAAAVVGTAQRLGLVRPDIGVPEILLMFAAALRPLPGLPDVLNAAMLERRGPLLRAALRPGGDPLPGRPVDVQDLLSALTP, from the coding sequence GTGAGGGCGGACGCGGCACGGAACCGGCAGCGCATCCTCGACGCCGCCCGCACGCTCTACGGCTCCCGTGGCCTCGACGTGCCCATGGAGGCCGTCGCCCGCGCCGCCGGCGTCGGCGTCGGCACCGTCTACCGGCACTTCCCCGACCGGGCGACGCTGGTGCGCGCCGTGATCGCCGACCGCCTCGCCCACGTCGGCGGGCTGGTCGCCACCGCCCACGCCGACCTCGCCGGCGACGACCCCGCGGCCGCGTGGGACGCGTTCCTCACCGGCGTGCTCGAGTCGGGACTGCCGATGCTGGTGCCCGCCCTGGCCCCCCGGTCCCGGGACGCCGACCTGTTCACCCCCGAGCTCGTCGCGGAACGCGCCCGCACCGCCTCCGGCGCCGCCGCCGTGGTCGGCACCGCGCAGCGGCTGGGGCTCGTGCGACCGGACATCGGCGTCCCCGAGATCCTGCTGATGTTCGCCGCGGCCCTGCGCCCCCTGCCCGGGCTGCCGGACGTGCTCAACGCGGCGATGCTCGAGCGGCGCGGACCGCTGCTGCGCGCCGCGCTGCGACCCGGGGGCGACCCGCTGCCGGGACGCCCGGTGGACGTCCAGGACCTGCTGTCGGCGCTGACCCCCTGA